A window from Mangifera indica cultivar Alphonso chromosome 2, CATAS_Mindica_2.1, whole genome shotgun sequence encodes these proteins:
- the LOC123197715 gene encoding pleiotropic drug resistance protein 3-like isoform X2 has protein sequence MHATYFSSKSREIFQLQQFQFTLQLVGSSEMSLGIEMDDHDNEYASQWAAVERLPTTDRLRLSLFDEDGDRNSVHEHKAAKKLVDVTKLEAPERHQLIEKLLKHIENDNLRLLRKIRERIDKVGIKLPTVEVRYKNLCVEAECEVVYGKPLPTIWNSIESMIPDFSKLLGSNSRQAKISIVKDVSGIIKPRRMTLLLGPPGCGKTSLLKALSGNQKNSLKVTGEVSYNGYKLEEFVPQKTSAYVSQNDVHISEMTARETLDFSARCQGVGTRAELLSEISRREKSAGIVPDPDIDTYMKAISVKGLRENLQTDYTLKILGLDICAESMVGDALRRGISGGQRKRLTTGEIIVGPINALFMDEITNGLDISTTFQIVVCLQQLAHINDATILVSLLQPSPETFDLFDDIILMAEGKIVYHGPRESVLGFFEGCGFRCPERKAVADFLQEVISRKDQEQYWFHTEIPHNYISVDNFSRKFKQSPLGEELDEDLSVPYDKTKSHKAAISFTVYSLSRWELFRACLSREFLLMKRNSFIYVFKISQLVVIALITYTVFLRTRMHVGVVDSNYYIGALNFALYVIVADGIPEVALTVSRLAVFCKQKGLGFYPAWAYAIPAALLKLPLSFMVSLVWTCLTYYVFGYSPEFSRFIRQFILLFAMHAASISMFRLLGSMFHTPVTAIVAASFLLLLLLLFSGITITRLSMPKWLKWGFWVFPLTYGQIGLTINEFLAPRWQKPLRPNMTIGREILDSRGQNFDGYIFWIALAALIGFSLIFNFAFALSLSYKSSETSRAIISHEKLAQIQRSEDSNDGAYIEEQPRSTNKESTKGRMVLPFEPLSITFQDVQYYIDTPAAMKKRGFNQKRLQLLRDITGTFTPGVLTALMGVSGAGKTTLLDVLAGRKTSGYIEGEIKINGYPKVQETFARISGYCEQTDVHSPQITVEESLLFSAWLRLDPQIDAKTKREFVNEVLETIELDGIKDSLVGIPDVSGLSTEQRKRLTIAVELVANPSIIFMDEPTTGLDARAAAIVMRTVKNVADTGRTINCTIHQPSTHIFEAFDALILLKSGGQLIYCGPLGRHSCKVIEYFESIPGVPKIRDNYNPATWMLEVSSVSVEATLGVDFAQIYRDSALYMKNKDHVKQLSTPPPGSRDLHFPTSFAQNGWGQFKSCLWKQNLSYWRSPSYNLIRLLHAFSASLIFGAVYWNQGEKLNNQQNLFNILGAMCGTVIFFGISNCISVLPCVATERTVMYRERFAGMYSPWAYALAQVIIEIPYVCIQTIVFVLITYSMIGYHTSAYKIFWYFYAMLCTLMYYTYLGMMLTSLTPNYMVATILAAASFSLLNLFSGFFVPEPHIPRWWVWFYYLMPTSWTINLMLSSQYGDIDKLVMVFGEVKTVKTFLKDYFGFRHDRLGLSATILAIYPLAFASLFAIFVWRLNFQRR, from the exons ATGCATGCaacatatttttcttcaaaaagccGAGAAATTTTCCAA tTACAACAATTCCAATTCACTCTTCAGCTTGTGGGCAGTTCAGAAATGTCTCTGGGGATAGAGATGGACGATCATGACAATGAATACGCCTCGCAGTGGGCTGCAGTTGAGAGATTACCAACTACTGACAGGTTAAGATTATCTTTGTTTGATGAAGATGGTGACAGAAACTCAGTTCATGAACATAAAGCTGCGAAGAAGCTGGTTGATGTTACCAAGCTTGAAGCTCCTGAACGTCACCAACTCATAGAAAAACTCCTCAAACATATTGAGAATGATAACCTCCGGTTACTGAGGAAAATCAGAGAGAGAATTGATAA AGTTGGAATAAAATTGCCCACAGTAGAAGTGAGATACAAGAACTTGTGTGTGGAAGCTGAATGTGAAGTAGTTTATGGAAAGCCTTTGCCTACAATATGGAATTCTATTGAAAGCATGATTCCT GACTTTTCAAAGCTATTGGGTTCAAATTCACGCCAAGCCAAAATAAGCATTGTTAAAGATGTTAGTGGCATCATAAAGCCTAGAAG GATGACATTATTGCTGGGTCCTCCGGGATGTGGGAAGACTTCCCTTTTAAAGGCTCTCTCAGGAAATCAGAAGAATTCTCTCAAG GTCACAGGGGAGGTTTCTTACAATGGATACAAATTAGAAGAATTTGTACCACAGAAAACATCTGCATATGTAAGTCAAAACGATGTTCACATCTCTGAGATGACCGCAAGGGAAACTCTTGATTTTTCTGCTCGTTGTCAAGGTGTGGGAACCCGAGCAG AACTTTTGTCAGAAATCAGTAGACGGGAGAAGAGTGCAGGAATTGTCCCGGATCCAGACATAGATACATATATGAAG GCAATCTCTGTCAAAGGCCTAAGAGAAAACCTTCAAACTGATTACACGTTGAAA ATTCTTGGACTTGATATATGTGCCGAATCAATGGTGGGAGATGCTTTGAGAAGAGGCATTTCTGGAGGTCAGAGAAAAAGACTGACAACAG GGGAGATCATAGTTGGTCCCATAAACGCTTTGTTCAtggatgaaataacaaatgGCTTAGACATTTCTACCACATTTCAGATTGTTGTTTGTCTTCAACAATTGGCACATATCAATGATGCTACCATACTGGTTTCACTTCTTCAACCGTCACCTGAAACCTTTGATCTCTTTGATGACATTATACTAATGGCAGAAGGAAAGATTGTGTATCATGGTCCACGTGAAAGTGTTCTAGGATTTTTTGAGGGCTGTGGGTTCAGGTGTCCCGAAAGAAAAGCGGTTGCTGACTTTCTCCAGGAG GTCATATCAAGAAAAGATCAAGAACAGTATTGGTTCCACACTGAAATTCCCCACAATTATATTTCAGTGGATAATTTCTCTAGGAAATTTAAGCAATCTCCTCTCGGCGAGGAGCTTGATGAAGATCTCTCTGTACCATATGATAAAACTAAAAGCCACAAGGCTGCTATTTCCTTCACTGTGTATTCTCTTTCGAGATGGGAACTATTTAGAGCTTGCTTGTCCAGGGAGTTTCTCCTCATGAAGAGAAATTCTTTCATCTATGTGTTTAAAATAAGCCAG CTTGTTGTGATTGCATTGATCACATACACAGTATTTCTGCGTACTCGAATGCATGTGGGtgttgttgattcaaattaCTACATAGGAGCCTTGAATTTTGCACTTTACGTAATTGTTGCTGATGGGATTCCAGAGGTTGCCCTCACTGTTTCACGACTCGCAGTTTTCTGTAAACAAAAAGGGCTGGGTTTCTACCCAGCTTGGGCTTATGCAATCCCGGCTGCACTTCTAAAGCTTCCTCTTTCATTTATGGTATCTCTTGTTTGGACATGTCTTACTTATTATGTCTTTGGATACAGCCCCGAGTTCAGTAG GTTCATTCGCCAGTTCATTCTGCTTTTTGCAATGCACGCAGCATCAATATCCATGTTCCGTCTCCTAGGCTCTATGTTTCACACTCCAGTTACAGCTATAGTAGCTGCAAGTTTTCTTTTACTACTGCTCTTGTTATTTAGTGGCATTACAATCACAAGAT TGTCCATGCCCAAGTGGCTGAAATGGGGATTTTGGGTTTTCCCACTGACATATGGGCAGATAGGCCTCACTATAAATGAGTTCCTTGCTCCGCGATGGCAAAAG CCTTTGCGTCCGAATATGACAATCGGGAGAGAAATACTGGACAGCCGTGGACAGAACTTTGATGGATATATTTTTTGGATTGCACTTGCTGCCTTGATTGGattctctttaattttcaactttgcCTTTGCTCTTTCCTTGAGTTACAAAT CTTCAGAGACCTCTCGCGCTATCATTTCACATGAAAAGCTTGCACAGATACAACGAAGTGAAGATTCAAATGATGGGGCATATATAGAAGAACAACCAAGGAGTACAAATAAAGAATCCACAAAAG GCAGGATGGTCTTGCCTTTTGAACCTTTATCAATCACATTTCAGGATGTGCAATACTACATTGACACCCCTGCG GCAATGAAGAAACGTGGATTTAATCAGAAAAGACTGCAACTTCTTCGTGATATTACAGGCACATTTACACCTGGTGTTCTTACTGCATTAATGGGTGTTAGTGGAGCTGGAAAAACCACTCTTCTTGATGTTCTTGCTGGAAGAAAAACAAGTGGCTATATTGAGGGGGAAATAAAAATCAATGGTTATCCCAAGGTTCAAGAAACATTTGCTAGGATATCAGGTTATTGTGAGCAAACTGACGTCCATTCACCTCAAATCACAGTAGAAGAATCTCTGCTTTTCTCAGCCTGGCTGCGTCTAGATCCTCAGATTGATGCGAAAACTAAGAGA GAATTTGTGAATGAAGTGCTTGAAACCATTGAGCTTGATGGGATCAAGGATTCTTTAGTCGGCATACCAGATGTTAGTGGTTTATCAACTGAGCAACGCAAGCGGCTAACAATAGCTGTAGAGCTTGTTGCTAATCCATCTATAATTTTCATGGATGAACCTACAACTGGTCTAGATGCTCGTGCTGCTGCTATCGTCATGCGGACAGTGAAGAATGTAGCTGATACAGGAAGAACAATTAACTGCACCATCCACCAACCAAGTACTCACATATTTGAAGCATTCGATGCG TTGATTCTTCTGAAATCTGGTGGTCAACTAATCTATTGTGGACCATTAGGACGACACTCGTGTAAAGTTATCGAATATTTTGAG AGTATCCCAGGGGTGCCGAAAATTAGAGATAATTACAATCCTGCGACATGGATGTTAGAAGTCTCTTCGGTATCAGTTGAAGCAACACTTGGTGTAGATTTTGCTCAAATATACAGGGATTCTGCTTTATATAT GAAAAACAAAGACCATGTAAAACAGTTGAGTACTCCACCGCCCGGTTCAAGAGATCTGCATTTTCCTACATCCTTCGCACAAAATGGGTGGGGACAATTCAAATCTTGCTTATGGAAGCAAAACTTGTCCTATTGGAGAAGTCCTTCGTATAATTTGATACGTCTATTGCATGCATTTTCTGCATCTTTGATTTTTGGTGCAGTTTATTGGAACCAAGGAGAAAAATT AAACAACCAGCAGAATTTGTTCAATATACTTGGTGCAATGTGTGGTACTGTGATCTTCTTTGGCATAAGTAACTGCATATCAGTACTACCATGTGTCGCAACAGAGAGAACTGTTATGTATCGAGAAAGATTTGCAGGGATGTACTCGCCGTGGGCTTATGCACTCGCGCAG GTGATAATTGAGATTCCTTACGTGTGCATTCAAACAATCGTGTTTGTCCTCATCACATACTCGATGATCGGATATCATACATCtgcatataaaattttttggtaCTTCTACGCGATGTTATGTACATTGATGTACTATACTTATTTGGGCATGATGCTTACATCTTTGACACCAAACTACATGGTAGCTACAATACTAGCTGCAGCCTCCTTCTCCTTGCTTAATCTATTTTCAGGATTCTTTGTACCAGAGCCG